The Thermococcus peptonophilus genomic sequence ACCAGTTTGAGGTTTGAACCGACCTTTTGAACTTCTTCAACGTTGGCCTTGACTGCAACTACTGTACCCTTCATATCTGGCGTCAGAACCCCCACCGGCAGGAACTCTGTCTTAACGGGCTTGAGAGCTTTGAGGTATGCGCCAACAAGCCTGCCGTCGTCGCCCATCTTTCCGACCGCCTTGATAATGCTTCCACTGCCGACTTCGAACGGGTTGAGATCAGCGAGGACTTCCCTCGGGACGAGGACGTCGAGGTAGTTAGTTCCGTCGGTGAGCGTGAGGACGTAGCGCCCGCTCTCGTAGGATATTCCCATGAGGTTACCCTGGACGGACATAACCATTCCGACGTAACCTGAAGCCTCGGCCAGAGAAACGAGCGGAGAGCTCTCTATTGGAGTCACGTTGAACTGCCCAAGTGACCGCACAACGATTTCAGGTGAAGTTCCCTTGTAGAGGTAGACAACGCCCGGCGCGTAAACGGTATCCCCAACTTTTACTGAGACGTTGTTTTTGATGAGGAGAACCCTCGGTATGAGGACTGTCACGGGCGCAACTCCCGTATCAACGGTCAAGAGGTAGCCGGAGCTGACGTTGGAGAACTCAGTAACGATTCCATGAACGGCGACGTAGGTGTTGCTCATGTTCTCGGTGAGCTCCTTAACAGTTGGCGGGTTCTCGGAGTAGAGCTTCCCGTTGAACTTCAGCCCTTCGAGGTACTGGAGCATGGCGTAGGTGTAGGTCTCCCTAACGCGGAGCTGCACCTCGGCAGTGACGTTGTCGCCGGGAAAAGGAATCACGCCCTTTTCTATCATCTCGTCCGCGAGCGGCGAGTATACCCTGACGTCCATCTGACCAGTCCCGTCATCTATCGTAAACGTCAGCGAGAGCTTACCGCCGGATTCCGATACGTAGGGAACGCTCGCGACAGTTCCGCTCAGCCTAACGACGGCGTAGTTCATCATGTAGCTGCCAGTGACGTCGCTCACCTTCATCAGCGGTGCTTGGGCACCCTGGGCGACAACAAGGAGAACCGCAACTCCAATTACTGACAGCAAAAGCGAGAGATATTTCAGCTTCGACACGTCGATCTTTTTCTGCTCCTTCAGGCCGTGATAATACAGCTTTTTCTCTTCCTTCTCGCCGGCCATAAGCTTTAACCTCCAGTTATTTAACGTAGCAGGGGAGTTGATTGGTGGGCTTTTTAACACTTTCGTGTCAAATCAATTCAGGGGTGGGCAGAACTGGGTAGGATTCAACATAACTTTTTGATATTGTAACTCCTCAGGATCTTTCACTTTTACGGGTTTGAAAATAAGAAAGGAAGAAGAAAAACGTCAGGAGTTCTCCTTAGGAGTTCTCCTTCAGGATTTTCTCAACGTCAAAACCTTCCTCGTACTTCTTCAGCTTCCTCTCAAAGAACTCGATGAAGAGCTTATAGCGCTTTGCCCTGTGCTTAGGGCTCCCGCGGATACTGTGGCCGTGTGCTCCCCTTCTGAATATGGCTATGTAAGCTTCTTTGCCGAGGTCTTTCAGGACGTTGTAGAACATCAGACTCTGGTCAAGCGGGCAGCGGTAGTCCTCAAGGCTGTGGATCAGCAGGAGCGGCGCCTTCACTCTCTCGGCGTAAAACAGAGGGCTTAGCTTCCTATAATTCTCGTTTTCGAGCGGGTTTGCTCCAATAACCTCGACGTCGTACCAGAGGCCTATATCCGAGAAAGCGTAGCTCGTGAGCCAGTAGCTTATACCGTTCTCGCTTATGCCTGCCTTGAAGAGGTCTGACTGTGTTACCGCCCAGTTCGTCATGTAGCCACCGTAGCTTATGCCCGTTATTCCGACCCTCTCGCGGTCAGCTTGAGGCTCGAGCTTGAGGAACTCTTCTATGCCGTTCATTATATCCTCGAAGTCTTCTAAGCCCGTTCTTTCGAGAACCCTCAAGGCAAAGTCCTCGTCGTAGCCATTGCTACCGCGCGGGTTCACGAAGACGATGTAGTATCCTTTGCTCGCCATTAGCTGCATCTCGTACTTGAAGTAGTGGCCGTACATACCCTTCGGCCCGCCGTGGACGAAGACTATAACGGGAGCTTTCTCGTCCTCCTTGAGCTCGGGCCTGATGTACCAGCCGTCTATCTCGAGGTCTTTGCTCTTGAAGCGGAAGTGCCTCGGCTCGAAGGTCTTCAGCTTTGCGAATATCGGCCCGTTGTAGTCTGTCAGCTGTCTCAGCTCACCGTCGTAAAGGTAGAGCTCCCTTAAACGCGTGGCCGTCTCGATGAGTAACGCTACCCTTCCGTCGTGCACGTCAAAGCCCATTATCCAGTGGTCGCCGACGATGAGCGGCTTAACCTCCCCGTCCCAGAGGTAGAGGTTCACCCTGCCGGCGTCGGGAACCGTGAAGTATACCTTACCATCCTCGAGCTTCGCGCTTCCGGTGTTGAGCGGGCCTTCGTAGACGGGCTTAAGCTCGCCGTCCCAGAGATAGAGCCAGTCGTGCTCGCTCATGAACTTCTTCTCCCTCTTTCCGTGGAGGAGGATGGCCTTTCCGTCGGAATCAACGGCCTCGAATGAGACCTTCTCGAAGAGCTTTTCCTCCTCGCCGTCCTTCCAGAGATAGATATCGTAGAACTTGAAAAGGGCCGGTTTACTCCCCTCCCTGTGCGGGACGTTGATAACTATTCCATCGCCGTGCCATACCCCGCTGGAAAAGCGCGGCTTCTCGAACTTCTCAAGGATTTCCTCGCTCTCCGTGTCGAGTATCCAGAAGGTCGTCTTCTCGCCGTCGAGGAAGCCCATGTTGTCGAACCATACCGGAACGTCGTCATCAAATACAAAGTCCTCGTCGTCCCTCCTCTTGAAGCCCACAACGAGGAGTCTCCTCGAGTCATCGTTCCACTGGACTGAGCGAATGTTTTTGGCCGAGAGTACTTTCTTTGCACTGAGGGTCTCCATGTCCGCGACCCATATCTCGGTCTCCTTCTTCTCCTCGTTGGAGCGCATGAAGGCGAGCTTCTTCCCGTCGGGAGAAATCCTCGGCATCGAGGCGTTCTCGACGAACCTCCTACCGCCGGTCTCAAGGTCCTCAACAACAACGGTGCTCTCGTACTTATTGTCCTTCATGTTGACCTTCGTAAGGACGTAGGCCACCTTGCTCCCCCTTATTCTCGGATCTCCGAGGTAGGCGAACTTAGAAAAGGTCTTCTCGTTCCATTCGATACTGCTCATAACGGTATCACCGGATTATGTTTGAATCATGGCTTATATCGTTTGCGGAAGGTTTTAAACTCCAAAACTGTAGTTTTCCTCCATGAAGGAAACAACTGCGGTTGGAATCATACTGGCGTTAGGCGTTGGAATCTCACTCATAGTCAGAAACTACCTCGGCATAGCGTTCGCCGCGCTTGGAATTCCAGCGTATCTGGCCTACACAGCGAGGGAGCAGAACATTCTGGCGAAGTCCAGGCTCTACGATAGGGACCTCTTCCTGATGATAATTATCTCAGCGGCCGTCATACTGGCCTTCAACTACTTCTTCGACCCAAGGGCGGGCCTGATAATACTGGCGCTGGCGGTTCCAGTGATAGCTCTCTACGCGGACAGGCTAAAGGCTAGAAAGAAGGCTCAGGAGGCGTAAAAGGCTTCCGGTTCTCTTGTAGTGCCTCAGGGTATCTTTCATTTCTTCCCTAAACTTCTCGTCGAGGCCAAATTTCTCCCGCACCCTCTTTGATATCGCGTTCTCGCCTATGAATATCATCGCCATCGCCGAGGTCAGGTTGTTTGGCTTCCTAAACCCTGCCTTTTCGAAGTCTATCATGTAAACGTCCTCGCCGATTATGATGTGCTTCCCGCCCTGTATCTGTCCGTGGTCTATGCCCAGCCGATCTAGGAGGGCTGTTTTCTCCACTATCCTGAAGAGATGCCTCTTTTCCACCTCCGCGAACAGAATAGGCTCACCATCGGCGAACTCCCTGATGAGGTAGGTGAGACCTTCAAATTCGCCCAGCTCCATGATTGGAGGGGTTATCCCAAAGGTGGAGGCAATTTTGGTAAGTTCTGCCTCTTTTTCGAAGTTGCTCCTCGTTGAGTCTGGTCTTTGAAGCTTTATCACGACTTTCCTCCCGCCTAAAACTCCAGTGAAGACTAGGCTCGTCGTCCCCTTGGCGAGTGGCTCAACGCCTCCAACGCCCTCCTCGGCCAGGTGCCTTAGAAACTCCTCCAGCCTTTTACTACTTATGATGTGCTCAAACGTCATACGCGATAAGCTTAAATAGTCCGGCGATAAAATATTTTTGGTGATAGCCATGGTGACGGCTTTTATTCTGATGGTTACGGCCGCTGGAAAGGAAAGGGAAGTTATGGAGAAGCTTCTTGCCATGCCCGAAGTTAAAGAGGCCTACGTCGTTTACGGTGAGTACGACCTCGTTGTTAAGGTCGAGACCGAGACGCTCAAGGACCTTGACCAGTTCATAACCGAGAAGATAAGGCGCATGCCCGAGATCCAGATGACCTCGACGATGATAGCCATCTGAGCTTCCGGCTCTTTTTGTTCTCCTTAATCCCCGACTTAGCTAGTTTTCCAGATACAAAGGACAACTCGTTCTTATCGTTATCAAAAAGGAAAGGAAAGTGTTCATTCCACTATTTTTAGGAATATCTCTTCGAGGGTGGGTTCTTTGATTTGGAGGGTGAGTATTTTTGCTCCTTGTTTTGCCACGTAGTCGTGGAGTTCTTCTCTGATGTCTTTTTTGGCCACAATCCTGTACTTGTTCTCGCCGAGGGGTGAAGCGCGCCATGGGACAGTGCTCCAGTCGACGGGCTTGCTCGTCTCCAGAATTATCGTGTAACCGGCCTTCTCTAGGAACTCGCGCTTGATCTCCTCCAGGCTTCCCTCTCTGATAAGCCTTCCCCTCACGATGACTCCAACGGTATCGCAGATTTCCTCAACGTGAGCCAGGATGTGGCTTGAGAAGAAGACTGTTTTTCCGGCTTTTCTCTGCTCCCTGATAATGTCCTTGAATTCTGCGATGCCCTTCGGATCCAGACCGCTCATCGGCTCGTCGAGGATTAAGAGGTCCGGGTCGTTGATGAGTGCTTGGGCTAGTAGGAGCCTCTGCCGCATTCCCTTCGAGAATTTGCCCACTTTCCTGTTCTTAGCCTCGCTTAGGCCGACGAGGTCGAGGAGTTCTTTGATTCTCTTCTCTTTTTCGTTTTTTGGGATTTTGAATGCATCTGCGATTATGTCGAGGGTTTGGACTGGCGTTAGAAAGTCCCAGAGGGTTGCGTGTTCGGGCATGTAGCCGATTCTCTTCTTTGCTTGGACGAGTTTGTCCTCGTCGAATTTTCCATCTCTGAAGATTTCTAGGTCGAGGAGTTGTATGCGGCCTTGTTGGGGGAAGATTAGGCCGAGGGTGCTGAGGATGGTTGTGCTTTTTCCTGCTCCGTTCGGCCCGAGAAAGCCGTAGATTTGGCCGGGTTTAACCTCGAGGTTAAGGCCGTTGAGGGCCTTAACGTCCTTGTAGAATTTGACGAGATCCTCAACCCTCATCACAAACCATCACCTCAAATCCATCCTAAGGAACCTGACTAATCCAAGCGCGAGGTACACGGGGGTGAGGCCCAGGATTATGAGAACCTGGGTCGGATTTTTGGCTATGGAGTGGCCGACTCCAAGGTATTCAATCGTGTATGTTCCGTCGTCATTGAACGAGGTCTCCTCCATATCCTTTAACGCATCCATCATCATCACTTGCGGTGCGTAGAACAGGTACTTCAGGTGATACTCCCTCTGGAGTTCTTCACGCCTCTGCTGATATTTGGACTTTTCTTCAGGGGCTAATTTGAGAAAATCTCCCCTCTTCTGGATTCCGAATTCCTTATCCGCTTTCTTCTCTGCCCACCCATCAACAACCTGGGGCATCACCAGGGAAGTCACAAGGAATAGGACAAGGGCAACTCCAAGGGCCGTGTTCTGGGAGCGTATCACGCTCGATATAAGAATTCCCAGGGCAAGGAGCTGGAGCATCGCCAGGAGGATGAGACCGTTGGCCAGCACGAGGTCGGAGATCAGCTTCCCCGTGAGCGAGACTCCGTAGTACTTTGTTATAACGAAGGAGAGCAGGGTTGCGATGAGCATGGCCACGATTATGCTGACCGACTGGCCCAGGAACTTGCCCAAGAGATAGGGGGCTCTTCTTATGGGCTTGCTGAGTGCTACCCTTATCGTCCCGTTCTCAAGGTCGGAGTTCAGCGAGGTTGCCCCTGCGATGAGCGCGTAGAGACCTATGAAAAGGAACGCGCTGACCATTATATAGCCCACGAGACTAGTAGCCAGGAGTCCCTGGGGATTCGAGGCTCCTTCAAGGTTGTCTCGGATTTCATAAAAAGCCATGATGTAGATCAGCACCATCAGGGCCGTTATCAGCCAGAACTTCTTCTGCCGTATGCTGTTCCCGGCTTCCAGTTTTAAACTCCACACTTGTATCACCTCAGGTCTGCCTTTTTGAACTTCAGCCACGAGGCCGCAAGGTAAAGCAGTGTTGGAATCACAATCAGTAATAGATTACTCTTGTGATTTAAAAGATTAACTAACGGCCCTGGCGGCAGTGCTTTCTTCGGAGACACCGCCGATGCTAAGGCAAGGTACTGAACCTCTGGAACCGGGAAGTAGAGGGCCTTTCTCGCGAACTCTTCAGAGCGTCCAAACACTGCCATAAATGCTATCGGTACTGCGAAGTCCAGCAGGAAGGCCAGCAAGATTGAGGTTAGGAGTGCTTTCCTGCCCCCTGTGAGGGTTGAGAGCAGGTAGCCGAGGGCAAGGTAGTAGAGGAGCGAGAGGAATAGGAGAACTCCGAAGACGAGCCCAATTTCAACGGCCCTCCTTCCACCCCCGAGGTGGACGGCGTAGGCGATGAGAACCCCAGTGTAAAGGGCCGTGCCGAGGAAGACCGCCACCACGTCGCTCAGGAGCGTTCCCAGGAAGAAGTGCTTTCTCCTCAGAGGCTTGCTGAGCAGGACTCTGGCAGTTCCGTTCTCCACGGTCGAGCTTATTGAAAGCGCCCCGAGCGGGAGAACCACCAGGGGCAGGGAAACCCGCTTAGGTTGAAAATGAGCGAGTTCAAAAGACCCGCGAGGTCGTAGTGGGTGTAGCCTTTGCTGAGAGATCCTACCTTCATCAGTGCCATCAAGCCTGAGAAAACTGCAAAGGCAATGAAGCGCTTGCCCTGCAGGCTCAGACCAAGGAAAACTCCGTAAAGCCCGCGCAGTGGGGAGGAGACATCCATGGACACTTCCGCGGGTAGGGATCTGGATCCTTTGAGCTCCGTCAGTCTGAAGAGCTCCATTCCAGCGATTGAAAGGGCGAGTGAGAGGGCTAAAAGCTCTCCAATGGGCCTGTAAGATATCGAGATTTCACTTTCAATAGAAAGAACCTTTCCGAGATAGACCGTTGGGATAAACGGATAGTCTAGCTCTCCCGCGAGGGCAAGGATGATGAAGGCCCCGAGGCCAAGAACGACTCCGAAGTCTCGGGAGGTCGCGAGCGGGAGCAGGAGGAGGGCGATTCCGATTACACCGACCAGCGAGAGCGAGAGTGCGAGCGAGCCGATGACGTAGTCCCTGACCTCGAAGCCGTGAAGGGACATTGCGAGCGCTCCAGAGAGCACTATCCCAATAGTGGAAGCTAAGGCAAGCTTTGACCCCTCAATGACCCAGCTTAGGAAGTAGCGCCTTCTCGTTAGTGGCTTTGAGAGCATCAGGATCAAGTTGCCGCGCTCGAAGTCCAAGCCGAAGTTAGAGAGGAGGATTATCAGGATAACTGGGAAGATGAGGTACTTGAGAAAGACGGGAAGCCACTTGGTCAGCAGTTCGAGCGTCACTATGTAGCCAAGCTTTTCTGGGGGGAGTGTTATGTTGTGGACGCTGAAATGGTATAGCTCCAGCCCTACTCCAATGGCCGGGAACAGGGAGAGGAGAAAGACGATAACTGGATGGTTCGTCCCGACTCGTTCAATCAGTTTGGCTTCTTTCATTTAGCCACACCCCTAAAGCTAGGTCATAATGATGGCTACACTTCCTGCTATTTTGAGTATGGACAGCATTCTACCACCGTGAAATTTAATCCAGCTTTGGCAAGAGGCTTGAGGCTGATGAGATACTTTTCATATCCCTGAAAACTTCAAGACTACTTTAAAGATGTTCTTCATTCCAATCAGGAAAAGTTAGAGAAAAGACCTTAAAAGTTTAATGCTCACTTGTTCATCATCAGTCTTATCCTCTCGGCTGCGTCCTTTGCCTTGTCAGAGATGTTGCTGAGGGTTCTGGCTATGTTGAGGAGGTAGAAGCCCTCACTCCAGTCCATCTTATCAGCGTTCTGGAAGACCAGCCTCATGAGTTCTGTATCGAGACCGTCGATCTTGCTCTCGACCCCCTCGATCTCATGTATGATCTCGTACTCCCTCTCGATCTCCTTCTCCGCAAAGCCGCTCTCAATGACCCTGTCCATCTGGACTATCGCCCCATAGACAAGCTTAGCCGCTTTGATGCTCTCCGTGCCCATCTGAAGAATGACTTCCTTTATCTCCTCAGGAATGTCTCCCGGCTCTTTAACGAGGAGCCACTTGGCGGTGTCTTCAGCTGCATCGGCCACCTTGTCCTGCATGTGGAGGTATATGAGCACGTCCTCCCTCGCTACCGCCATCATGAGCTTCGAGCTGAGCGAGTCCCTTATCTCCGCTTTTATCCTGTCCGCGACGTCCTCAAGCCTGTCCACTTCGAGGGCGAGCTTTTTCATCTCCTCGTAGTTGCCCTCACGCCACGCCTGGAGTGCCTTTTCCAGTGTTTCGACCGTCTGGAGAGCTACTTCAGCGTGCTTTATCAGAGGTTTGAAGGGACTTTTCGCAAAGAGCTTGGTCCAGACCTGCATGGTATCACCCCACAATCATCAAGACCTTGAACAGGGAGGCACTTATCAGGGCCGCCACGGGAACCGTAACGAACCACGAGATGATTATATCCCTAACGATGTCCTTGTTTATTGCCTTTACTCCTCTGGCAAGACCAACGCCGATGACTGCGCCAACAACTACGTGGGTCGTTGAGATCGGGAGTCCGAGCCAGCTCGCCACGAGAACGACTGTAGCGGCCGAGAAGTCTATGGTAAAGCCGCGTGTGTTGGTAAGCTCGGTTATCCTCCTTCCGACGGTCTCCATAACGCGGTAGCCGTAGGTAGCCACTCCAAGCGCGATTCCAAGGCCGCCCATGGCCAGTATCCACCTCGGCACTGGAACTTTCATACCGGCCATGCCCATGGTGGCCACGGCGTAAACTGCCGCCACAGGCCCTATCGCGTTGGCCACGTCGTTTGCACCATGGGCAAGGGCCACGTAGCCCGAGGTAATGACCTGAACACGCCTGAAAATCGACTCTACTCCGATAAACGGGTCAGAGGACGGAAACTTCGCCCTGAGGGCGAAGAAGAGGATCAGGAACACAACGAGGCCTGCTGGAATGCCGTAGAAGATCACTCCCCTTCCCAGGTCTTTCCCGTGGAGAACCTTGATGTAGAACATTGTGCCAATCACGACGAAGGCAAGCCCAACCCAGAAGGGCGACCAGATTTTGGAGCTTTTCACCGGATCGTTTCTTTCGAAGATGCTCTTGGTCAGGGCCTTGAAGACGAAGAAAGCCATTATCGCACCAATTATCGGTGAGAGTATCCAGCTGAGGACGACCTGAGTCATCTTGCCCCAGTTGACTACTGAGAACCCTGCGTAGACTATGCCGTAGCCCACTATTCCGCCTATGATCGAATGGGTAGTTGAAACGGGCAGGCCGAACTTAGTGGCTATCACCAGCCAGATCGTAGCGGCAAGCAGGGCCGCAACCGAACCGTATACAAGAATGTTTGGGTCGGTTATCTTGTCCGGGTAGAGAATTCCCTTCCTTATCGTCTCCGTGACGCTCTTTCCAAAGAAGTAAGCCCCGGTGAACTCCAGAACGCCGGCTATCAGAACCGCCTGCTTTGGGGTTATCGCCTTTGCACCAACGGCTGTGCTCATCGAGTTGGCCGCGTCGTTCGCCCCTATGGCCCACGCCATCCCAAA encodes the following:
- a CDS encoding alpha/beta hydrolase family protein; translated protein: MSSIEWNEKTFSKFAYLGDPRIRGSKVAYVLTKVNMKDNKYESTVVVEDLETGGRRFVENASMPRISPDGKKLAFMRSNEEKKETEIWVADMETLSAKKVLSAKNIRSVQWNDDSRRLLVVGFKRRDDEDFVFDDDVPVWFDNMGFLDGEKTTFWILDTESEEILEKFEKPRFSSGVWHGDGIVINVPHREGSKPALFKFYDIYLWKDGEEEKLFEKVSFEAVDSDGKAILLHGKREKKFMSEHDWLYLWDGELKPVYEGPLNTGSAKLEDGKVYFTVPDAGRVNLYLWDGEVKPLIVGDHWIMGFDVHDGRVALLIETATRLRELYLYDGELRQLTDYNGPIFAKLKTFEPRHFRFKSKDLEIDGWYIRPELKEDEKAPVIVFVHGGPKGMYGHYFKYEMQLMASKGYYIVFVNPRGSNGYDEDFALRVLERTGLEDFEDIMNGIEEFLKLEPQADRERVGITGISYGGYMTNWAVTQSDLFKAGISENGISYWLTSYAFSDIGLWYDVEVIGANPLENENYRKLSPLFYAERVKAPLLLIHSLEDYRCPLDQSLMFYNVLKDLGKEAYIAIFRRGAHGHSIRGSPKHRAKRYKLFIEFFERKLKKYEEGFDVEKILKENS
- a CDS encoding Lrp/AsnC family transcriptional regulator; translation: MVTAFILMVTAAGKEREVMEKLLAMPEVKEAYVVYGEYDLVVKVETETLKDLDQFITEKIRRMPEIQMTSTMIAI
- a CDS encoding ABC transporter ATP-binding protein; translated protein: MMRVEDLVKFYKDVKALNGLNLEVKPGQIYGFLGPNGAGKSTTILSTLGLIFPQQGRIQLLDLEIFRDGKFDEDKLVQAKKRIGYMPEHATLWDFLTPVQTLDIIADAFKIPKNEKEKRIKELLDLVGLSEAKNRKVGKFSKGMRQRLLLAQALINDPDLLILDEPMSGLDPKGIAEFKDIIREQRKAGKTVFFSSHILAHVEEICDTVGVIVRGRLIREGSLEEIKREFLEKAGYTIILETSKPVDWSTVPWRASPLGENKYRIVAKKDIREELHDYVAKQGAKILTLQIKEPTLEEIFLKIVE
- a CDS encoding ABC transporter permease yields the protein MWSLKLEAGNSIRQKKFWLITALMVLIYIMAFYEIRDNLEGASNPQGLLATSLVGYIMVSAFLFIGLYALIAGATSLNSDLENGTIRVALSKPIRRAPYLLGKFLGQSVSIIVAMLIATLLSFVITKYYGVSLTGKLISDLVLANGLILLAMLQLLALGILISSVIRSQNTALGVALVLFLVTSLVMPQVVDGWAEKKADKEFGIQKRGDFLKLAPEEKSKYQQRREELQREYHLKYLFYAPQVMMMDALKDMEETSFNDDGTYTIEYLGVGHSIAKNPTQVLIILGLTPVYLALGLVRFLRMDLR
- a CDS encoding ABC transporter permease subunit, translating into MVLPLGALSISSTVENGTARVLLSKPLRRKHFFLGTLLSDVVAVFLGTALYTGVLIAYAVHLGGGRRAVEIGLVFGVLLFLSLLYYLALGYLLSTLTGGRKALLTSILLAFLLDFAVPIAFMAVFGRSEEFARKALYFPVPEVQYLALASAVSPKKALPPGPLVNLLNHKSNLLLIVIPTLLYLAASWLKFKKADLR
- a CDS encoding TIGR00153 family protein, which encodes MQVWTKLFAKSPFKPLIKHAEVALQTVETLEKALQAWREGNYEEMKKLALEVDRLEDVADRIKAEIRDSLSSKLMMAVAREDVLIYLHMQDKVADAAEDTAKWLLVKEPGDIPEEIKEVILQMGTESIKAAKLVYGAIVQMDRVIESGFAEKEIEREYEIIHEIEGVESKIDGLDTELMRLVFQNADKMDWSEGFYLLNIARTLSNISDKAKDAAERIRLMMNK
- a CDS encoding inorganic phosphate transporter, with protein sequence MDPWLLITIIVGFGMAWAIGANDAANSMSTAVGAKAITPKQAVLIAGVLEFTGAYFFGKSVTETIRKGILYPDKITDPNILVYGSVAALLAATIWLVIATKFGLPVSTTHSIIGGIVGYGIVYAGFSVVNWGKMTQVVLSWILSPIIGAIMAFFVFKALTKSIFERNDPVKSSKIWSPFWVGLAFVVIGTMFYIKVLHGKDLGRGVIFYGIPAGLVVFLILFFALRAKFPSSDPFIGVESIFRRVQVITSGYVALAHGANDVANAIGPVAAVYAVATMGMAGMKVPVPRWILAMGGLGIALGVATYGYRVMETVGRRITELTNTRGFTIDFSAATVVLVASWLGLPISTTHVVVGAVIGVGLARGVKAINKDIVRDIIISWFVTVPVAALISASLFKVLMIVG